A stretch of the Alkalibaculum bacchi genome encodes the following:
- a CDS encoding YihY/virulence factor BrkB family protein: MKLFKYMYTNYKENDFAYLSAQTSYFLLLSFIPLLIFIFTILGSFNLPTQDLYTYLKSVLPSPSYTTVTSILSEVLSAEPINIMSLLLALYFASKGVRALIVALNKAYCEDECRKFFHLYTLSLIFTLLFVLTLVLMLFSLVFGRVIGEMVFDFLGIHSNFNVIWVYIRYIITILFSVVTFSFIYKYAPSCKSYKLKFKDVIGGAIFTTVSWTIASTLFAYYVNNYNNSYSTLYGSLGGFFALLVWLYFSSTIIILGGEVNSYFFNR; this comes from the coding sequence ATGAAACTTTTTAAATATATGTACACAAATTATAAAGAAAATGACTTTGCTTATTTATCAGCTCAAACATCTTACTTTTTGCTATTGTCTTTTATCCCTCTTTTGATATTTATCTTTACTATCTTAGGGAGTTTTAACTTGCCTACGCAAGATCTCTACACCTATTTAAAATCGGTGCTGCCTAGTCCATCTTATACTACTGTTACCTCTATTCTCTCAGAGGTATTATCTGCTGAGCCTATTAATATTATGTCTCTATTACTTGCTCTGTACTTTGCATCAAAAGGTGTTCGTGCTTTAATCGTGGCATTAAACAAAGCCTATTGTGAGGATGAGTGTCGGAAATTTTTTCACTTATATACCTTGTCCCTGATTTTTACTCTTTTATTTGTACTTACCTTGGTGCTTATGCTTTTTTCTTTGGTATTTGGAAGGGTAATCGGTGAGATGGTGTTTGATTTTTTAGGAATTCATAGTAATTTTAATGTTATTTGGGTTTATATAAGATATATCATCACCATACTCTTTTCAGTGGTAACTTTTTCTTTTATTTATAAATACGCACCCAGCTGCAAAAGCTATAAGTTAAAATTTAAAGATGTCATTGGAGGCGCCATATTTACTACTGTCAGCTGGACAATAGCCTCTACATTATTTGCTTATTACGTAAACAACTACAATAATAGTTATTCTACTCTATATGGAAGTCTAGGCGGATTTTTTGCACTACTCGTTTGGCTGTATTTTTCGAGTACGATTATCATTTTAGGTGGCGAGGTGAATTCGTATTTTTTTAATCGCTAA
- a CDS encoding Veg family protein yields the protein MSKNMTISEIKEGLSSYVGHRVMLKASKSRKRVVIKEGIIEGAYPSIFVIEVEEENKSPRKMSFCYSDLLTRNVELTLCDSEQNIVYG from the coding sequence ATGAGTAAAAATATGACTATATCTGAAATTAAAGAAGGATTGTCATCGTATGTAGGTCACAGAGTAATGTTAAAAGCAAGCAAAAGTCGAAAAAGAGTTGTTATAAAAGAGGGAATAATAGAAGGAGCATATCCTAGTATATTTGTTATCGAAGTTGAGGAAGAAAACAAAAGTCCAAGGAAAATGTCATTTTGTTATTCAGACTTATTAACCCGTAATGTAGAATTGACATTATGTGATAGCGAACAGAATATAGTATATGGATAA
- a CDS encoding DUF3794 domain-containing protein codes for MPFELVREYITLDQEVNAFNTQTSLEEIIKIPDFKPNMRSILHINGEVDPSSQIIEGNVLNIEGDVNYKVYYVAEGGYLDCAEVVAPFEYSAELSDLEGDVECLIKANLEHVDYRITNSRKVNIRSIIQVEGKMIKKSNFPLLADVKEMANIQKLQDKITITVSALKDMEELSFNESVTMDEKDELSLKVIDSSFVFSEMKSSKSPSGVLITGKVNIDTLYSEDTEERKEYKNIHHSVNISQFIEKYGVENIDDFFYAPKIKSQNIDFALDPETELLSLNYDFVVSTDITFYESIEIENIQDLYSPEVKSNIEKEVIKTYCLTEDFQGDIAINDEITFETEMPVEKILLSDAQILVSSSEIADNQLKIDGVLKTSFLLSEIEMIEKVEQEIPFSYSIDIKSDEQELFDFNIAVDQLQSTLRGNSIGVESNIIVKGNFFKKIKLNLVKSVNEVEEEVVEEIGEFYSIKAHYKQPQESLWEIAKANSTTVDKLLTDNKLDGEEQVADYAPLLILK; via the coding sequence ATGCCTTTTGAATTGGTTAGAGAATACATTACTCTAGATCAAGAAGTAAATGCTTTTAATACACAGACAAGTTTAGAAGAAATTATAAAGATACCGGACTTTAAACCTAATATGAGAAGTATTCTCCACATTAATGGAGAAGTAGATCCATCTTCTCAAATCATTGAAGGAAATGTACTGAATATTGAGGGAGACGTAAATTACAAAGTGTATTATGTAGCAGAAGGTGGTTATTTAGATTGTGCGGAAGTTGTGGCGCCTTTTGAGTATTCAGCAGAACTTAGCGATTTAGAAGGAGACGTAGAGTGTCTCATCAAAGCCAATCTTGAGCATGTAGATTATCGAATTACAAATAGCCGTAAAGTAAATATTCGAAGCATCATTCAGGTTGAGGGCAAGATGATTAAAAAGAGCAATTTCCCTCTTTTAGCAGATGTAAAAGAAATGGCCAATATTCAAAAATTACAAGACAAAATCACCATTACCGTATCTGCACTAAAGGACATGGAAGAACTATCCTTTAATGAATCCGTTACTATGGATGAAAAAGATGAATTGTCATTAAAGGTTATTGACAGCTCATTTGTATTTTCAGAAATGAAGTCAAGTAAATCTCCTAGTGGAGTGCTAATTACAGGAAAAGTAAATATTGATACTTTATATTCAGAAGATACAGAGGAAAGAAAAGAATATAAAAATATTCACCATAGTGTGAATATTAGCCAATTTATTGAAAAATATGGTGTGGAAAATATTGATGATTTCTTCTATGCACCCAAAATTAAAAGCCAGAACATTGACTTTGCATTAGACCCAGAAACAGAATTGCTATCTTTAAATTATGACTTTGTAGTCAGCACAGATATTACTTTCTATGAAAGTATAGAAATTGAAAACATACAGGACTTATATAGCCCAGAAGTTAAAAGCAATATTGAAAAAGAGGTTATAAAGACGTATTGCTTAACAGAAGATTTTCAAGGTGATATAGCAATCAATGACGAAATCACCTTTGAAACTGAAATGCCTGTAGAAAAAATATTGTTATCTGATGCCCAAATATTAGTTAGCTCTAGTGAAATAGCAGATAATCAATTGAAGATTGATGGAGTACTTAAAACATCCTTTCTTCTATCTGAAATAGAAATGATTGAAAAAGTAGAACAGGAAATCCCATTCTCTTACAGTATAGACATTAAGAGTGATGAGCAGGAATTATTTGATTTTAACATTGCTGTAGATCAACTACAATCTACTTTAAGAGGTAATTCTATTGGAGTAGAATCAAATATCATAGTAAAAGGAAACTTCTTTAAGAAAATTAAATTAAATTTAGTGAAATCAGTAAATGAAGTAGAAGAAGAGGTAGTAGAAGAAATAGGCGAATTTTACAGCATAAAAGCTCACTACAAGCAACCACAAGAAAGCCTATGGGAAATCGCTAAAGCAAACAGCACTACAGTAGATAAATTATTGACGGATAATAAGTTAGACGGGGAAGAGCAAGTTGCAGATTATGCGCCGCTGCTGATTTTGAAATAA
- the argF gene encoding ornithine carbamoyltransferase codes for MAVHLKNRSLLTLRDYSQDEINYLLNLALSLKKKKLLGIQDKRLSGKNIVLIFEKASTRTRCSFEVAAYDEGANVTYLSNSQMGKKESLEDTARVLGRFYDGIQFRGFKQETVEKLSKYSGVPVWNGLTDLYHPTQILADFLTIKEHVNKPLKDVKIVYIGDARNNVANSLMVGAAKMGMKFVEVAPKELYPDKTLLKDMKKVAAKTGGTIEITDNIEEGIKGADVLYTDVWISMGEEKKEEERIKLLLPYQITMDTIKKTGNKDVIFLHCLPSFHDLNTEFAQYIYEKYGIKEMEVTDEVFRSHHSKVFDEAENRMHTIKAVMVATL; via the coding sequence ATGGCGGTTCATTTAAAAAATAGGAGTTTACTAACATTGAGAGATTATTCTCAAGATGAAATAAATTATTTATTAAATCTTGCATTAAGCCTTAAAAAGAAAAAGTTATTAGGTATACAAGATAAGAGATTATCAGGAAAAAACATCGTGCTGATTTTTGAGAAGGCATCTACAAGAACCCGTTGTTCTTTTGAGGTGGCAGCTTATGATGAAGGTGCTAATGTAACGTATTTGAGTAATAGCCAAATGGGAAAAAAAGAATCTCTTGAAGATACAGCTAGAGTATTGGGTCGATTTTATGATGGCATTCAGTTTAGGGGATTTAAACAAGAGACCGTTGAAAAATTAAGTAAATACTCAGGAGTGCCAGTATGGAATGGCTTAACAGATTTATATCATCCTACTCAAATATTAGCTGATTTTCTAACAATAAAGGAACATGTCAATAAACCATTAAAAGATGTAAAAATTGTTTACATAGGTGACGCTCGAAATAATGTGGCAAATTCGCTGATGGTTGGTGCGGCAAAGATGGGCATGAAGTTTGTAGAAGTAGCTCCTAAGGAATTGTATCCAGATAAAACGCTTCTAAAAGATATGAAAAAAGTAGCAGCTAAAACTGGCGGAACCATTGAAATAACCGACAATATAGAAGAAGGTATAAAGGGCGCAGATGTCCTTTATACGGATGTTTGGATTTCTATGGGTGAAGAGAAAAAAGAAGAGGAGCGAATTAAATTACTACTTCCATATCAGATTACAATGGACACTATAAAGAAAACAGGAAATAAAGACGTGATTTTTTTACACTGTCTTCCTTCCTTCCATGACTTAAATACAGAATTTGCACAATATATTTACGAAAAGTACGGTATCAAAGAAATGGAAGTAACGGATGAAGTGTTTAGAAGCCACCATTCAAAAGTATTTGACGAAGCAGAAAATCGCATGCACACCATTAAAGCAGTCATGGTAGCTACCCTTTGA
- a CDS encoding tyrosine-type recombinase/integrase — translation MSEKRRDNKGRILKTGESQRKDGRYLYKYIDSFGEPQFVYSWKLVATDRVPAGKRDCISLREKIAELQKDIHDGIDVVGKKMTLCQLYAKQNAQRPKVRKNTETGRKYLMDILKKDKLGVRSIDSIKPSDAKEWAIRMSENGYAYQTINNYKRSLKASFYIAIQDDCVRKNPFDFQLKAVLDDDTVPKTVLTEEQEEKLLAFAKADKTYSKNYDEILILLKTGLRISEFGGLTLPDLDFENRLVNIDHQLLRDTEIGYYIETPKTKSGERQVPMVEEAYQAFKRVLANRKNDKRVEIDGYSDFLFLNRKNYPKVASDYNGMMKGLVKKYNKYNEDKLPHITPHSLRHTFCTNYANAGMNPKALQYIMGHANIAMTLNYYAHATFDSAMAEMKRLNKEKQQERLVA, via the coding sequence ATGTCAGAAAAAAGACGTGACAATAAAGGTCGAATCTTAAAGACTGGAGAGAGCCAACGAAAAGACGGAAGATACTTATACAAATATATAGATTCATTTGGAGAACCGCAATTTGTTTACTCGTGGAAACTTGTGGCTACAGACCGAGTACCAGCAGGAAAGCGTGATTGTATCTCACTTAGAGAGAAAATCGCAGAGTTACAGAAAGACATTCATGATGGTATTGATGTTGTAGGAAAGAAAATGACACTCTGCCAGCTTTACGCAAAACAGAACGCTCAAAGACCAAAGGTTAGAAAAAACACTGAAACTGGACGCAAATATCTTATGGATATTTTGAAGAAAGACAAGTTAGGTGTAAGAAGTATTGACAGTATTAAGCCATCAGACGCTAAAGAATGGGCTATTAGAATGAGTGAAAATGGTTATGCTTATCAAACCATCAATAACTACAAACGTTCTTTAAAGGCTTCATTCTATATTGCTATACAAGATGATTGTGTTCGGAAGAATCCATTTGACTTTCAACTGAAAGCAGTTCTTGATGATGATACTGTCCCTAAGACCGTACTAACAGAAGAACAGGAAGAAAAACTGTTAGCCTTTGCAAAAGCTGATAAAACCTACAGCAAAAATTATGATGAAATTCTGATACTCTTAAAAACAGGTCTTCGTATTTCAGAGTTTGGTGGTTTGACACTTCCAGATTTAGATTTTGAGAATCGTCTTGTCAATATAGACCATCAGCTATTGAGAGATACTGAAATTGGGTACTACATTGAAACACCAAAGACCAAAAGTGGCGAACGTCAAGTTCCTATGGTTGAAGAAGCCTATCAAGCATTTAAGCGAGTGTTAGCGAATCGAAAGAATGATAAGCGTGTTGAGATTGATGGATATAGTGATTTCCTCTTTCTTAATAGAAAGAACTATCCAAAAGTGGCAAGTGATTACAACGGCATGATGAAAGGTCTTGTTAAGAAATACAATAAGTATAACGAGGATAAATTGCCACACATCACTCCACATAGTTTGCGACATACATTCTGTACCAACTATGCAAATGCAGGAATGAATCCAAAGGCATTACAGTACATTATGGGACATGCTAATATAGCCATGACGCTGAACTATTACGCACATGCAACATTCGATTCTGCAATGGCAGAAATGAAACGCTTGAATAAAGAGAAGCAACAGGAGCGTCTTGTTGCTTAG
- a CDS encoding YhcN/YlaJ family sporulation lipoprotein — MKKKFITVVTIVSLIALLGVGCTTNRDDAARNNTTRNNSYGEGMYNVDDSSTNGRQRGFVNQYDTNTNYDGLGNSNGIDNMVRNNGASNYNYRTNNNGNTNNNGTNNNYRNSALGDSALTNRIEEICNRKDEVQDSTVVINDDTCYVGLDLDNNQLSEKTKEALSNEIKREDPSITRVYFTEDRDRIEEFINGTGDTLNADWNKLENIFR; from the coding sequence ATGAAAAAGAAGTTTATTACTGTAGTAACAATCGTTTCTTTAATAGCTTTATTAGGTGTTGGATGTACTACGAATAGAGATGATGCTGCAAGAAATAATACTACAAGAAACAATTCTTATGGTGAGGGTATGTATAATGTGGATGATTCTAGTACTAATGGCAGACAGAGGGGATTTGTAAATCAGTATGATACAAATACCAATTACGATGGCTTAGGTAATTCTAATGGTATAGATAATATGGTGCGGAATAACGGAGCTAGTAATTATAATTACCGCACAAACAATAATGGAAATACAAATAACAATGGAACAAACAACAACTATAGAAATTCTGCATTAGGGGATTCAGCTTTAACAAATCGTATCGAAGAAATTTGTAATAGAAAAGATGAAGTTCAGGATTCCACTGTTGTAATCAATGATGATACTTGTTACGTAGGTTTGGATTTAGATAATAATCAGTTAAGTGAAAAAACAAAAGAAGCCCTTTCTAATGAAATAAAAAGAGAAGATCCAAGTATTACCAGAGTGTACTTTACGGAAGATCGAGATAGAATAGAAGAATTTATTAATGGTACAGGCGATACTCTTAATGCAGATTGGAATAAATTAGAGAACATATTTAGATAA
- a CDS encoding sigma-70 family RNA polymerase sigma factor — MKPSSFQTTIENQFDYICKRAMEDERKNYMLYLSRIAKREVSFSDVGDYLVSQFATTDNYSTDFQIFTLNGLSVGVENDLLSEALRELPDKKREILLLFYFMDMSDSEIADLLKLNRSTVYRHRTSGLALIKKFMEEFEE; from the coding sequence ATGAAACCATCTTCTTTTCAGACCACAATAGAAAATCAGTTTGACTATATCTGTAAACGTGCTATGGAAGACGAGCGAAAGAATTATATGCTTTATCTTTCAAGGATTGCAAAGCGTGAGGTGTCCTTTTCGGATGTTGGCGATTATCTTGTTAGCCAGTTTGCGACAACAGATAACTATTCAACTGACTTTCAGATTTTTACACTCAATGGGTTATCAGTAGGCGTTGAAAATGATTTGTTGAGTGAAGCATTACGTGAGTTGCCAGACAAGAAACGTGAAATTCTACTGCTGTTTTACTTTATGGACATGAGCGATTCAGAAATTGCAGACCTGTTGAAATTGAACCGTTCTACTGTCTATCGGCATAGAACCAGTGGACTAGCCTTAATTAAAAAGTTTATGGAGGAATTTGAAGAATGA
- a CDS encoding helix-turn-helix domain-containing protein — MKTQYPMIPFPLIVKATDGDTEAINQILHHYRGYITKRSLRLMKDEYGNQSMVVDEVLRGRMETRLITKILSFEIK; from the coding sequence ATGAAAACACAATATCCTATGATTCCCTTTCCTCTCATTGTAAAGGCAACAGATGGCGATACCGAAGCGATTAACCAGATTCTACATCATTACAGAGGGTACATAACGAAGCGTTCCCTACGACTTATGAAAGATGAATATGGCAATCAAAGTATGGTCGTTGATGAAGTCTTACGTGGAAGAATGGAAACCAGACTGATTACAAAGATTTTGTCATTTGAAATTAAGTAA
- a CDS encoding excisionase: MKQTDIPIWERYTLTIEEASKYFRIGENKLRRLAEENKNANWLIMNGNRIQIKRKQFEKIIDTLDAI; the protein is encoded by the coding sequence ATGAAGCAGACTGACATTCCTATTTGGGAACGTTATACCCTAACCATTGAAGAAGCGTCAAAATATTTTCGTATTGGCGAAAACAAGCTACGACGCTTGGCAGAGGAAAATAAAAATGCAAATTGGCTGATTATGAATGGCAATCGTATTCAGATTAAACGAAAACAATTTGAAAAAATTATAGATACATTGGACGCAATCTAG
- a CDS encoding clostripain-related cysteine peptidase, whose amino-acid sequence MKKITGLLLFVLLFCTACASGNTKSQGDKEKEYTFLIYMNGSDLESEYSAGTEDLYEMMKVGSNDNINIVIETGGTNKWNNYYIDPSQNQRWLVQKSNMTHLADLGQKNMGDGDTLRDFITWGVENYPAQKHVLILWNHGGGAISGFGYDEKYNYDTLLLAELRRGLDEAYKTTNKKLEIIGFDACLMASLETANMAAPYSNYLVASTELEPAMGWEYSSFLKEAAKGNIDKIELGKAIADGFNKDAQARSQGDFVTLSIIDLRKTDELTKSFEKFIGKASETITDLGTFNQISNSVSRSESYGGQSPEEGYSNMIDLGDLAKNLDSQYAEDKERIIEDVRDAVVYQVKGKSKQDSSGISVYFPYYNKENLVYELPIYQTIGFSEEYNQFLSRYTEVASNDQTGVELASESIQNRGGNYRLAVKEEDARNVSNSVLVLGEEIDEEQILLYGGNPKTIYDEKIGQLEVDFNNKWMSLNGHLVYTCPTNIQEDYIIYSLPVILNEEYANIRVAKYEDEEEYKIIGAWHGVIPESMAVRKETIPINQGDVIKPLFKIYNTNTKETEDVQGKPFIIKEKPQIQLMDLPNKDFVIGFCIDDYALNQRYSEFVPIVE is encoded by the coding sequence TTGAAGAAAATAACGGGATTGTTGCTTTTTGTTTTGCTGTTTTGCACTGCTTGCGCATCAGGGAATACAAAATCTCAAGGTGATAAAGAAAAAGAATACACCTTTTTAATTTATATGAATGGCTCTGACCTAGAGAGCGAATATAGTGCAGGGACTGAAGACTTGTATGAAATGATGAAAGTAGGCTCAAATGACAATATAAACATCGTTATTGAAACAGGGGGCACAAATAAGTGGAATAACTACTATATAGACCCTAGCCAAAATCAAAGATGGCTAGTACAAAAGAGCAATATGACACATTTGGCAGACTTAGGTCAAAAGAATATGGGCGATGGGGATACCCTAAGAGACTTTATCACTTGGGGAGTAGAAAATTATCCTGCACAAAAACATGTCTTGATCTTATGGAATCATGGTGGTGGAGCAATATCGGGATTTGGATACGATGAAAAGTATAATTATGATACACTTCTTTTAGCAGAATTAAGACGAGGTCTAGATGAAGCGTATAAGACTACAAATAAAAAACTAGAGATTATCGGATTCGATGCTTGCCTGATGGCTTCTTTAGAAACGGCTAATATGGCAGCGCCTTATTCTAATTATCTTGTGGCTTCAACGGAATTAGAGCCGGCTATGGGTTGGGAATATAGCTCCTTTTTAAAAGAAGCCGCTAAAGGCAATATAGATAAAATTGAACTTGGTAAAGCCATTGCAGATGGATTTAATAAAGATGCTCAAGCCAGATCTCAAGGGGACTTTGTCACTTTATCCATCATCGACTTAAGAAAAACAGACGAATTAACCAAGTCCTTTGAAAAATTTATAGGCAAAGCCAGCGAAACCATAACCGATTTAGGGACCTTCAATCAGATTTCCAATAGTGTAAGCAGATCTGAATCCTATGGTGGACAATCTCCTGAAGAGGGATATAGCAATATGATTGATTTAGGAGACTTAGCAAAAAACTTAGATTCTCAGTATGCAGAGGATAAGGAACGTATTATTGAAGACGTAAGAGATGCGGTGGTTTATCAAGTAAAGGGAAAATCTAAGCAGGATAGTAGCGGGATATCGGTCTATTTTCCTTATTACAATAAAGAAAACCTCGTATATGAGCTACCAATATATCAAACCATAGGCTTTTCAGAAGAGTACAATCAATTCTTAAGCAGATATACAGAAGTAGCGTCAAATGACCAAACAGGAGTAGAGCTAGCAAGTGAAAGTATCCAAAATAGAGGTGGAAATTATCGTCTGGCAGTAAAAGAAGAAGATGCAAGGAATGTCAGCAATTCCGTGCTAGTATTAGGAGAAGAAATAGACGAAGAACAAATTTTATTATATGGTGGTAATCCTAAGACAATATACGACGAAAAAATAGGACAATTAGAGGTAGACTTTAATAATAAATGGATGAGCTTAAATGGTCATTTAGTATATACTTGTCCGACAAATATTCAAGAGGATTATATTATCTATTCTCTTCCTGTGATCCTCAACGAAGAATATGCAAATATAAGAGTAGCCAAGTATGAAGACGAAGAGGAATACAAAATCATAGGAGCGTGGCACGGAGTTATACCAGAAAGCATGGCAGTAAGAAAAGAGACGATTCCTATAAATCAAGGGGATGTGATTAAGCCTTTATTTAAAATCTACAATACAAACACAAAAGAAACAGAAGATGTCCAAGGAAAACCTTTTATAATAAAAGAAAAACCACAAATTCAATTGATGGATTTACCGAACAAGGATTTTGTTATAGGTTTTTGTATCGATGATTATGCATTAAATCAACGATATTCAGAATTTGTGCCAATTGTTGAATAA
- a CDS encoding helix-turn-helix transcriptional regulator — MRKKEDKYDFRAFGLAIKEARLKRGLTREQVGALIEIDPRYLTNIENKGQHPSIQVLYDLVSLLHVSVDEFFLPANNLVKSTRRLQIEKYMDSFTDKELSLMESLASGINEARNIED; from the coding sequence ATGCGTAAAAAAGAAGATAAATATGATTTTAGAGCCTTTGGTTTAGCCATTAAAGAAGCTCGATTGAAACGAGGTTTAACTCGTGAACAAGTGGGAGCATTGATTGAAATTGACCCACGGTACTTAACTAATATTGAAAATAAAGGGCAACACCCCAGCATACAAGTTCTTTATGACCTTGTATCGTTACTTCATGTTTCCGTTGATGAATTTTTCTTACCTGCTAATAACTTGGTAAAAAGCACCCGACGATTACAGATAGAGAAATACATGGATAGCTTTACAGACAAAGAACTATCCTTAATGGAATCTTTAGCCAGCGGTATCAACGAAGCAAGAAACATCGAAGACTAA
- a CDS encoding cysteine-rich KTR domain-containing protein, which produces MCPVCGNKTRLKIREDTELKKFPLYCPKCRQENLIEIKQFKVTVITEPDAKTQSR; this is translated from the coding sequence TTGTGTCCTGTATGTGGAAATAAAACACGATTAAAGATAAGGGAAGATACTGAATTAAAAAAATTCCCCCTCTATTGTCCGAAATGCAGACAAGAAAATTTAATTGAAATAAAGCAGTTCAAAGTAACTGTGATTACAGAGCCAGACGCAAAGACGCAGAGCCGATAA